A single genomic interval of Nyctibius grandis isolate bNycGra1 unplaced genomic scaffold, bNycGra1.pri scaffold_91_arrow_ctg1, whole genome shotgun sequence harbors:
- the EXOC3L2 gene encoding exocyst complex component 3-like protein 2: MPLLKKPPKEEEEDGDPFAANPESRYRRRATLERLVGLAPFGRARRAPLKDGDPGDGARARRRSEDFGLLRRLPGRRKASVEALAERAVPKRSSLLRLALGTRARRGSAGERAAAAAAEGEGASDGEQDGGGQRQEGRGRGREPLSVLEILELIQRRELVAADEQIIALEAECVSPSSPPLSPSLSPPPAVAGRQARDVALLYEALLAQLWAVVGEAVPAGRPYPPLRAVVRVLEQEEAADGRHPPGTPGRPRALRRRWQEAVARAAGERLAQVAAGAGLGARLAALAGRVVGDLGAVRCHVAPAYPPAYGAFGVYARGYHRALAQQLGALAQRALAVPDLYLLLDWHSNTYPREVLGHPEVGALLQAQALGPLLPPETQRGLESSCIAAVKAKVEVAVAQELQLSEDTWAEEASSQELQEGLATRVTGLLRAHVDRAPQITPEFGMEMAHSLLGVLVAFLHSFQRKVERFLEAPGEATPPDSATGRAIALVNCCPPFRTFAERLAQFGHPESEEPRRQAHAALDKVTRLCNHVLTQRLFEDLKPYFNKLMKRKWLTSSDAFDTIVMLITSFTQKLRPLRPEPYQVLVSEVHRRVLIEYVRPLLQVRMVCTSAKMRARVAARLGDEARQLRELFNRLDSASPWLDSVVPRLRELLVLEDTAALQMEVGVLVRDFPDVRRKHVAAVLDVRGLRGQAARQEILGVVRDLEQSEAEPGVPRQRAFFSELAAAREVRCLPFHLPRLARLRLRRPRPGPARL; the protein is encoded by the exons ATGCCGCTGCTGAAGAAGCCgcccaaggaggaggaggaggatggggaccCCTTCGCCGCCAACCCCGAGAGCCGCTACCGCCGCCGGGCCACCCTGGAGCGCCTGGTGGGGCTGGCGCCCTTCGgccgcgcccgccgcgcccccctCAAGGACGGGGACCCCGGGGACGGGgcgcgggcgcggcggcggtcCGAGGACTTCGGGCTGCTgcggcggctgccggggcggaGGAAGGCCAGCGTGGAGGCGCTGGCGGAGAGAGCGGTCCCCAAGCGCAGCTCGCTGCTGCGGCTGGCCCTGGGGACGCGGGCACGGCGGGGGTCCGCGGGcgagcgggcggcggcggcggcggcggagggcgAGGGGGCGTCGGACGGGGAGCAGGACGGCGGGGGACAGCGGCAGGAGGGGCGCGGGAGGGGCAGGGAGCCGCTGTCGG tGCTGGAGATCCTGGAGCTGATCCAGCGGCGGGAGCTGGTGGCGGCCGACGAGCAGATCATCGCGCTGGAGGCCGAGTGCGTGTCCCCGTCGTCCCCACCGCTGTCCCCGTCGCTGTCCCCACCGCCGGCGGTGGCCGGGCGGCAGGCGCGGGACGTGGCGCTGCTCTACGAGGCGCTGCTGGCGCAGCTCTGGGCCGTGGTGGGCGAAGCGGTGCCCGCCGGCCGCCCCTACCCGCCGCTGCGCGCCGTGGTCCgggtgctggagcaggaggaggcggCCGACGGACGGCACCCGCCGGGCACCCCGGGGCGCCCCCGTGCCCTCCGGCGCCGCTGGCAGGAGGCGGtggcgcgggcggcgggcgaGCGGCTGGCGCAGGTGGCCGCGGGCGCGGGGCTGGGCGCGAGGCTGGCGGCGCTGGCGGGGCGCGTGGTGGGCGACCTGGGCGCCGTGCGGTGCCACGTGGCCCCCGCCTACCCCCCCGCCTACGGTGCCTTCGGGGTCTACGCCCGCGGGTACCACCGGGCGCTGGCGCAGCAGCTGGGCGCCCTGGCCCAGAGAGCCCTCGCCGTGCCCGACCTCTACCTGCTGCTCGACTGGCACAGCAACACCTACCCCAG ggaggtgctggggcaCCCCGAGGTGGGGGCCCTGCTGCAGGCGCAGGCGCTGgggcccctcctgccccccgaGACCCAGCGCGGCCTCGAGAGCTCCTGCATCGCCGCCGTCAAG GCGAAGGTGGAGGTGGCGGTGGcgcaggagctgcagctcagcGAGGACACGTGGGCAGAGGAGgcctccagccaggagctgcaggagggactGGCCACCCGCGTCACCGGG CTGCTGCGGGCGCACGTGGACCGAGCCCCCCAGATCACCCCCGAGTTCGGCATGGAGATGGCACACAGCCTCCTGGGCGTGCTGGTGGCCTTCCTGCACAG TTTCCAGCGGAAGGTGGAGCGGTTCCTGGAGGCCCCCGGCGAAGCCACCCCACCCGACAGTGCCACCGGCCGGGCCATCGCCCTGGTCAACTGCTGCCCCCCCTTCAG GACCTTCGCCGAGCGCCTGGCGCAGTTCGGGCACCCGGAGAGCGAGGAGCCCCGGCGCCAGGCCCACGCCGCCCTGGACAAGGTGACCCGGCTCTGCAACCACGTCCTCACCCAGCGCCTCTTCGAGGACCTCAAG ccctacTTCAACAAGCTGATGAAGCGCAAGTGGCTGACGAGCTCCGACGCCTTCGACACCATCGTGATGCTCATCACCAGCTTCACGCAGAAGCTGCGCCCGCTGCGCCCCGAGCCCTACCAG GTGCTGGTGAGCGAGGTGCACCGGCGGGTGCTCATCGAGTACGTGCGGCCGCTGCTGCAGGTGCGCATGGTCTGCACCTCGGCCAAGATGCGCGCCCGCGTGGCCGCCCGCCTGGGCGACGAGGCCCGCCAACTCCGCGAGCTCTTCAACCGCTTG GATTCGGCGTCGCCCTGGCTGGACTCGGTGGTGCCGCGGCTGcgggagctgctggtgctggaggaCACGGCGGCGCTGCAGATGGAGGTGGGCGTCCTCGTGAGGGACTTCCCCGATGTCCG GCGGAAGCACGTGGCGGCGGTGCTGGACgtgcgggggctgcggggccaggCGGCGCGGCAGGAGATCCTGGGGGTCGTGCGGGACCTGGAGCAGAGCGAGGCCGAGCCGGGGGTCCCCCGACAACGCGCCTTCTTCTCCGAGCTGGCGGCGGCGCGCGAGGTGCGGTGTCTGCCCTTCCACCTGCCGCGCCTGGCACGCCTGCGCCTGCGACgcccgcgccccggccccgcgcgccTCTGA
- the FOSB gene encoding protein FosB isoform X1, whose protein sequence is MYQGFPGDYDSGSRCSSSPSAESQYLSSVDSFGSPAAAAAAQECSGLGDMPGSFVPTVTAITTSQDLQWLVQPTLISSVAQSQPPGAPMAHPPPTGPVDPYDLPGPSYSTPGMGPFAAGPAVPPARPTRARPRRSREETLTPEEEEKRRVRRERNKLAAAKCRNRRRELTDRLQAETDQLEEEKAELESEIAELQKEKERLEFVLVAHAPACKLPFEDVGPLGAGPAEVSTLGKEEPAGTVAFLPPGPFQPSAQGPFPSCCFAPGVPSGPPNPSYTSSFVFTHPEGATCGASHQRSSSSDQSSDSLNSPSLLAL, encoded by the exons ATGTACCAGGGCTTCCCCGGGGACTACGACTCGGGCTCCCGCTGCAGCTCCTCGCCCTCGGCCGAGTCCCAGTACCTCTCCTCGGTCGACTCCTTCGGgagccccgcggcggcggcggccgcgcaG GAGTGCAGCGGCCTGGGGGACATGCCCGGCTCCTTCGTGCCCACGGTGACGGCCATCACCACCAGCCAGGACCTGCAGTGGCTGGTGCAGCCCACCCTCATCTCCTCCGTGGCGCAGTCGCAGCCCCCGGGGGCACCCATGGCGCACCCCCCGCCCACCGGCCCCGTCGATCCCTACGACCTCCCGGGACCCAGCTACTCCACGCCAGGCATGGGTCCCTTCGCCGCGGGGCCGGCAGTGCCACCGGCACGTCCCAcccgcgcccggccccggcgcagCCGCGAGGAGACG CTGACaccggaggaggaggagaagcgcCGAGTGCGGCGGGAGAGGAACAAGTTGGCGGCGGCCAAGTGCCGTAACCGGCGCCGGGAGCTGACGGATCGGCTGCAGGCG GAGACGGaccagctggaggaggagaaagccGAGCTGGAGTCGGAGATCGCGGagctgcagaaggagaaggaacgGCTGGAGTTTGTCCTGGTGGCCCACGCCCCCGCCTGCAAGCTCCCCTTCGAGGACGTCGGCCCCTTGGGTGCCGGCCCCGCCGAGGTGAGCACCCTGGGCAAGGAAGAGCCGGCGGGGACCGTCGCCTTCCTGCCCCCGGGTCCGTTCCAGCCGAGCGCCCAgggccccttccccagctgctgcttcgCGCCCGGGGTCCCCTCGGGGCCGCCTAACCCATCCTATACGTCTTCGTTTGTGTTCACCCACCCAGAGGGAGCCACCTGCGGAGCCTCACATCAgcggagcagcagcagcgaccAGTCCTCGGACTCCTTGAATTCTCCCTCGCTCCTCGCGTTGTGA
- the FOSB gene encoding protein FosB isoform X2, whose translation MYQGFPGDYDSGSRCSSSPSAESQYLSSVDSFGSPAAAAAAQECSGLGDMPGSFVPTVTAITTSQDLQWLVQPTLISSVAQSQPPGAPMAHPPPTGPVDPYDLPGPSYSTPGMGPFAAGPAVPPARPTRARPRRSREETLTPEEEEKRRVRRERNKLAAAKCRNRRRELTDRLQAETDQLEEEKAELESEIAELQKEKERLEFVLVAHAPACKLPFEDVGPLGAGPAEREPPAEPHISGAAAATSPRTP comes from the exons ATGTACCAGGGCTTCCCCGGGGACTACGACTCGGGCTCCCGCTGCAGCTCCTCGCCCTCGGCCGAGTCCCAGTACCTCTCCTCGGTCGACTCCTTCGGgagccccgcggcggcggcggccgcgcaG GAGTGCAGCGGCCTGGGGGACATGCCCGGCTCCTTCGTGCCCACGGTGACGGCCATCACCACCAGCCAGGACCTGCAGTGGCTGGTGCAGCCCACCCTCATCTCCTCCGTGGCGCAGTCGCAGCCCCCGGGGGCACCCATGGCGCACCCCCCGCCCACCGGCCCCGTCGATCCCTACGACCTCCCGGGACCCAGCTACTCCACGCCAGGCATGGGTCCCTTCGCCGCGGGGCCGGCAGTGCCACCGGCACGTCCCAcccgcgcccggccccggcgcagCCGCGAGGAGACG CTGACaccggaggaggaggagaagcgcCGAGTGCGGCGGGAGAGGAACAAGTTGGCGGCGGCCAAGTGCCGTAACCGGCGCCGGGAGCTGACGGATCGGCTGCAGGCG GAGACGGaccagctggaggaggagaaagccGAGCTGGAGTCGGAGATCGCGGagctgcagaaggagaaggaacgGCTGGAGTTTGTCCTGGTGGCCCACGCCCCCGCCTGCAAGCTCCCCTTCGAGGACGTCGGCCCCTTGGGTGCCGGCCCCGCCGAG AGGGAGCCACCTGCGGAGCCTCACATCAgcggagcagcagcagcgaccAGTCCTCGGACTCCTTGA
- the RTN2 gene encoding LOW QUALITY PROTEIN: reticulon-2 (The sequence of the model RefSeq protein was modified relative to this genomic sequence to represent the inferred CDS: deleted 2 bases in 1 codon) produces MRGGAGPGAAGPRATGSPMRGPPPWGRSWASPTAKRLRPRPPPRRTPRRVATRSRTSPSCRRHEPPEEEEEDEDEDGATAAGGGARGPPRELTFSYIAFSGGGPPNEPGPRCRRDSRRGRPPRLSSGPPGGSPRGPDPRSAARAPPKRPEEPPAPPEGQLEVGGALPLLGGPEAEDTLTSLAAAPAGPPPPALPIPPAGGAPRPPPPEPPPEPPPVPEPPPAPPDQSPSPPGADVLVWELLYWRAPGRSALALVGALGTLGCLARFSAVSVGAYGALAVLGVTLPLRLHRAALRALRRHPPEPPGRAQPEGTVGLSPEEQQRWARRLARHLVAATRTLARLFLVHSLLESLKFAFLFYLLTYVGAVCNGLTLLGVGVICAFTFPVLYRHYQAQIDQYVSLVRNHLSHLRARIKAKLPSAKVKPQ; encoded by the exons atgcgcggcggggccggcccgggggctgcggggccgagGGCAACCGGGAGCCCCATGCGGGGGCCGCCGCCATGGGGCAGGTCCTGGGCTTCGCCCACTGCA aAGAGGCTCCGTCCACGGCCTCCACCACGCCGGACTCCACGGAGG gTGGCAACGAGGAGTCGGACTTCCCCGAGCTGCAGGAGGCAC GAGCCcccagaggaggaagaggaggatgaggatgaagacGGAGCGacagcggcgggggggggagcccggggacccccccgggaaCTCACCTTCTCCTACATCGCCTTTAGCGGGGGGGGTCCCCCCAACGAGCCGGGACCCCGCTGCCGCCGGGACTCCCGCCGGGGACGCCCCCCCCGCCTGAGCTCGGGGCCCCCCGGCGGGTCCCCCCGGGGGCCGGACCCCCGCTCGGCTGCCAGGGCCCCCCCCAAGCGTCCCGAggagcccccggcccctcccgaggggcagctggaggtggggggggcCCTGCCACTGTTGGGGGGTCCTGAGGCTGAGGACACCCTGACGAGTCTGG CAGCAGCGCCCGCGGGTCCCCCCCCGCCCGCACTCCCCATCCCGCCCGCAGGGGGCGCCCCACGCCCGccccccccggagccccccccggagccccccccaGTCCCGGAGCCGCCCCCGGCGCCCCCCGACCAATCACCGAGCCCGCCGGGAGCTGATGTCCTGG TGTGGGAGCTGCTGTACTGGCGGGCGCCGGGGCGGTCGGCGCTGGCACTGGTGGGGgccctgggcaccctggggtgcctgGCGCGGTTCAGCGCCGTCAGCGTGGGCGCCTACGGGGCGCTGGCCGTGCTGGGTGTCACCCTGCCCCTGCGCCTGCACCGCGCTGCCCTGCGCGCCCTGCGCCGCCACCCGCCCGAGCCCCCCGGCCG GGCACAGCCGGAGGGGACCGTGGGGCTGAGCCCCGAGGAGCAGCAGCGCTGGGCCCGGCGCCTGGCCCGGCACCTCGTCGCCGCCACCCGCACCCTCGCCCGCCTCTTCCTTGTCCACAGCCTCCTCGAGTCCCTCAAG TTCGCCTTCTTGTTCTACCTGCTGACCTACGTGGGGGCCGTCTGCAACGGGCTGACGCTGCTGGGAGTGG GCGTCATCTGTGCGTTCACCTTCCCCGTGCTCTACCGGCACTACCAG GCCCAGATCGACCAGTACGTGAGTCTGGTGAGGAACCACCTGAGTCACCTCCGAGCCAG gaTCAAGGCCAAGCTCCCAAGTGCCAAAGTGAAGCCGCAGTGA
- the VASP gene encoding LOW QUALITY PROTEIN: vasodilator-stimulated phosphoprotein (The sequence of the model RefSeq protein was modified relative to this genomic sequence to represent the inferred CDS: deleted 1 base in 1 codon), which produces MSETVLCSARAAVLLYDDTHKQWVAAGGGPQTLSCVQLYHHPGANTFRLVGRKMQPDQQVVLNCPLGRGLRYSQATPQFHQWREARRVWGLSFGAPREAALFAAAVLRALQALEEGTPLSWPEPDGSAPEEPEQQERQALEEPEHRVAAAGTQVTPTGGPPPPPGPPPPPGPPPPPGPPPATGVPAAPPLPVAAGAAGGGPGGGSGLAAAIAGAKLRKVGKDEAPGAGPPPAPPKGEGARGGRGGGLMEEMSAMLARRRKATLQGDKPAPKRDEDATSDEAEPGTRTPGQPAEPARRPWEKGSSTLPRMKSAVPAAPADPPGPADEPDLERIKQELLEEVRRELQKMKEEIIEAFVVELRKRNAP; this is translated from the exons ATGAG CGAGACGGTGCTGTGCAGCGCCCGGGCAGCGGTGCTGCTCTACGACGACACCCACAAGCAGTGGGTGGCGGCGGGTGGGGGTCCCCAGACCCTCAGCTGCGTCCAGCTCTACCACCACCCCGGCGCCAACACCTTCCGCCTGGTGGGGCGCAAGATGCAGCCTGACCAGCAG GTGGTGCTGAACTGCccgctggggagggggctgcgctACAGCCAGGCCACCCCCCAGTTCCACCAGTGGCGGGAGGCCCGCCGGGTCTGGGGGCTCAGCTTCGGGGCCCCCCGCGAGGCCGCCCTCTTCGCCGCCGCCGTCCTGCGCGCCCTGCAGGCACTGGAGGAGG GCACCCCGCTGTCCTGGCCAGAGCCCGATGGCTCCGCTCCAGAGGAGCCCgagcagcaggagag GCAGGCGCTGGAGGAGCCCGAGCACCGCGTGGCGGCTGCAG gcacccaGGTCACACCCACTGGAggccccccaccgccccccggccccccaccgcccccggggccccccccaccccccggccccccgccagCCACGGGGGTCCCAGCGGCCCCCCCCTTGCCGGTGGCAGCGGGTGCTGCcgggggggggcccggggggggctCTGGCCTGGCCGCCGCCATCGCGGGGGCTAAACTCAGGAAAGTCGGCAAG GACGAGGCACCGGGTGCGGGgcccccccctgcaccccccaagGGCGAAGGTGCccgc ggggggcgggggggggggttgaTGGAGGAGATGAGCGCCATGCTGGCCCGACG GAGGAAAGCCACCCTGCAAGGGGACAAGCCAGCGCCAAAGAGGGACGAGGACGCCACCAGC GACGAGGCGGAGCCGGGCACCAGGACCCCGGGGCAGCCCGCGG AGCCGGCGCGGAGGCCCTGGGAGAAGGGCAGCTCCACGCTGCCCAG gatgAAGTCGGCCGTTCCAGCTGCCCCCGCcgacccccccggccccgctgacGAGCCTGACCTGGAGCGAATCAAACAG gagctgctggaggaggtgcGGAGAGAGCTGCAGAAGATGAAGGAGGAGATCATTGAGG cattTGTGGTGGAGCTGCGGAAGAGGAACGCACCCTaa
- the OPA3 gene encoding optic atrophy 3 protein, which yields MVAGAFPLAKLLTLGARQLSRPLAARIKAGARASPFFRAYICLPPAQLYHWVEMRAKMRLMGFRGAAVKPLNEEAAAELGAELLGEAIVFGVGGLCLYLEYARQAGQARRREEEQAAALRDVAERLERLQRELDAVAARLPPGHGPDGPGNAPAGPGHGPNGSGNAANGSGNAPDGSGNAANGSGNAPDGSGNAPDGPGHGPNGSGNAPDGPGHGPNGSGNAPAGPGHAPGGPGH from the exons ATGGTGGCGGGCGCGTTCCCGCTGGCCAAGCTGCTGACGCTGGGCGCGCGCCAGCTGAGCCGCCCCCTGGCGGCGCGCATCAAGGCCGGGGCGCGCGCCAGCCCCTTCTTCCGCGCCTACATCTGCCTCCCGCCCGCGCAGC TGTATCACTGGGTGGAGATGCGCGCCAAGATGCGGCTGATGGGCTTCCGCGGCGCCGCCGTGAAGCCGCTGAacgaggaggcggcggcggagctGGGCGCGGAGCTGCTGGGGGAGGCGATCGTGTTCGGCGTGGGCGGGCTCTGCCTCTACCTGGAGTACGCGCGGCAGGCGGGGCaggcgcggcggcgggaggaggagcaggCGGCGGCGCTGCGGGACGTGGCCGAGCGCCTGGAGCGGCTGCAGCGGGAGCTGGACGCCGTGGCGGCGCGCCTGCCGCCGGGACACGGCCCCGACGGGCCTGGGAACGCCCCCGCCGGGCCTGGCCACGGCCCCAACGGCTCCGGGAACGCCGCCAACGGCTCTGGGAACGCCCCCGACGGCTCCGGGAACGCCGCCAACGGCTCTGGGAACGCCCCCGACGGCTCCGGGAACGCCCCCGACGGGCCTGGCCACGGCCCCAACGGCTCCGGGAACGCCCCCGACGGGCCTGGCCACGGCCCCAACGGCTCCGGGAACGCCCCCGCCGGGCCTGGCCACGCCCCCGGTGGCCCCGGCCATTAA
- the GIPR gene encoding gastric inhibitory polypeptide receptor: protein MGHWAAAPALLSRVRREAEEERSAQATLAAWHEYRRACELRLHLDPPAPGPVCNRSFDMYACWGDAAPNSTVTVPCPWYLPWHHRVQGGVVARRCGPDGRWVTDETGRPWRDHSQCEDLAQEQPLQRQAWLLEQFRLLYTVGYSLSLVALLLALLLLLLFRRLRCTRNFIHANLFLSFVLRAGAILTRDALLQRHLRPGPGHPLQLLGQRAVAGCRLAQALTQYCVGANYGWLLAEGLFLHKLLVLAAFSGERCLPAFLLLGWGAPVLFVIPWVVVRYLYENEGCWERNEKAAVWWIIRCPILMAVAVNFVVFVRIVRILVAKVRAHQVSRGDTRVRLARSTLTLIPLLGVHEVAFALVGEGQGGGTLRLVRLCLQLLLSSSQGLVVSILYCFVNKEVQAEVRRGWQRCRLGASCPLGPPPGRPPGPAPRVSLCAPLCACAESPHRPGGLQLPAAPARRMRVARRMGACAGGTPEAARRGGAAAPGTCPAWARAPAACGVGSVGSVSSAMLP from the exons ATGGGCCACTGGGCTGCGGCCCCCGCCCTGCTCAGCCGAGTCCGGCGTGAGGCAGAG GAGGAGCGCTCAGCCCAGGCCACGCTGGCCGCCTGGCACGAGTACCGGCGCGCCTGTGAGCTGCGCCTGCACCTTGACCCCCCAGCACCCG gACCTGTCTGCAACCGCAGCTTTGACATGTACGCCTGCTGGGGGGACGCAGCCCCCAACAGCACCGTCACCGTCCCCTGCCCCTGGTacctgccctggcaccaccgAG TGCAGGGCGGGGTGGTGGCTCGGCGCTGCGGACCCGACGGGCGGTGGGTGACCGACGAGACGGGGCGTCCCTGGCGGGACCATTCGCAGTGCGAGGACCTGGCACAGGAGCAGCCGCTGCAG CGGCAGGCCTGGCTGCTGGAGCAGTTCCGTCTCCTCTACACCGTTGGCTACTCCCTCTCCCTCGTCGCCCTCCTCCtggcgctgctgctgctcctgctcttcaG GCGCCTGCGCTGCACCCGCAACTTCATCCACGCCaacctcttcctctccttcgTGCTGCGGGCGGGCGCCATCCTGACGCGGGACGCGCTGCTGCAACGTCACctgcgccccggccccgggcaccccctgcagctgctgggccAGCGG GCGGTGGCCGGGTGCCGGCTGGCGCAGGCTCTCACCCAGTACTGCGTGGGGGCCAACTACGGGTGGCTGCTGGCCGAGGGGCTCTTCCTCCACAAGCTCCTGGTGCTGGCCGCCTTCTCCGGCGAGCGCTGCCTCcccgccttcctcctcctcggcTGGG gAGCCCCCGTGCTCTTCGTGATACCGTGGGTGGTGGTGAGGTACCTCTACGAGAATGAGGG GTGCTGGGAGAGGAACGAGAAGGCGGCGGTGTGGTGGATCATCCGCTGTCCCATCCTGATGGCCGTGGCG gtgAACTTCGTGGTGTTCGTGCGCATCGTCCGCATCTTGGTGGCCAAAGTCCGGGCACATCAGGTGTCCCGTGGGGACACCAGGGTCag GCTGGCCCGGTCGACGCTGACGCTGATCCCACTGCTGGGGGTGCACGAGGTGGCCTTCGCGCTGGTGGgcgaggggcagggggggggcACCCTGCGCCTGGTGcggctctgcctgcagctgctgctctcctcctcccag GGCCTCGTCGTCAGCATCCTCTACTGCTTTGTCAACAAGGAG GTGCAGGCGGAGGTGCGGCGTGGGTGGCAGCGGTGCCGCCTGGGTGCCTCCTGCCCCCTCGGCCcccccccgggccgccccccAGG ACCCGCCCCACGCGTGTCTCTCTGCGCCCCTCTCTGCGCATGCGCGGAGTCCCCGCACCGCCCCGGCGGACTACAGCTCCCAGCGGCCCCCGCGCGGCGCATGCGCGTGGCTCGGCGGATGGGCGCATGCGCGGGGGGCACCCCGGAAGCGGCGCGGAGAGGCGGAGCGGCCGCGCCCGGCACCTGCCCG GCCTGGGCCCGGGCGCCGGCAGCCTGCGGCGTCGGCAGCGTTGGCAGCGTCAGCAGTGCCATGCTGCCCTGA
- the FBXO46 gene encoding F-box only protein 46: protein MEPNAFPQLQLWCPRPFGTYSQNKPCPAPGSARKPFSCRPTEEPGGARAPSENTPPAPADAAPAPPASAEEGRVLLDTWYVIKPGNTKEKVAFFVAHQCGGGSTGSSTGGRASTMKVKGNWGSDSSKAKRRRRCHDPTKGKPSPAWATSSRDPACPRAGEPSAAASEAQDLLSVAEMVALVEQRTALALQSFPRPCGAPAAPVVFVEAAGGETKAPGGSDCSRVAEAVAHFESRQREHGSARPNGLCRPGAECSTAAAAAAPGPGEVRIAFRISSGREPRAGAAAAEAGAAGRPNCVFMSCGTASSSGNAGGRAKDKITCDLYQLISPSRDALPNNVEFLLAAAGPKGDGEGPDVDMGCGEGPATAAKPETGEGTAEGASASARDCAAGFHVDVVVTGVVDQCVFFGKDSAKKMKEETVRLPAAAQEDPPPGQLFLLPVPEEVPAAEDAEAGEEPSAVADPSLCRLYRHVSHDFLEIRFKIQRLLEPRQYMLLLPEHVMVKIFSYLPTQALAALKCSCHYFKSIIETFGVQATDSRWNRDPLYRDDPCKQCKKHYEKGDVSLCRWHPKPYHHDLPYGRSYWMCCRRPDKEAPGCRVGLHDNNWVHPAARRDDGR, encoded by the coding sequence ATGGAGCCCAACGCCTTCCCgcagctgcagctctggtgCCCGCGGCCCTTTGGTACTTACTCCCAGAACAAGCCATGCCCCGCACCCGGCTCCGCCAGGAAACCCTTCTCCTGCCGTCCCACCGAAGAGCCCGGCGGAGCGCGGGCCCCCTCCGAAAACACGCCGCCGGCTCCCGCCGACGCCGCCCCGGCTCCCCCGGCGTCAGCAGAGGAAGGTCGGGTGCTGCTGGACACGTGGTACGTCATCAAACCGGGCAACACCAAGGAGAAGGTGGCTTTCTTTGTGGCACACCAGTGCGGCGGCGGCAGCACCGGCAGCAGCACCGGCGGCCGTGCCAGCACCATGAAAGTCAAGGGCAACTGGGGCAGTGACAGCTCCAAAGCCAAGCGGCGCCGGCGCTGCCACGACCCCACTAAGGGCAAGCCGAGCCCAGCATGGGCTACCAGCAGCAGGGACCCGGCTTGCCCGCGTGCCGGCGAACCGTCCGCTGCCGCCAGCGAAGCCCAGGACTTGCTGTCGGTGGCGGAGATGGTGGCGTTGGTGGAGCAGAGGACGGCGCTGGCGTTGCAGAGCTTCCCCCGGCCCTGCggcgctcccgccgccccggtTGTCTTCGTGGAGGCGGCCGGCGGTGAGACTAAAGCGCCGGGCGGCTCCGATTGCAGCCGGGTGGCCGAAGCCGTCGCCCACTTCGAGTCCCGGCAGCGGGAGCACGGCAGCGCCCGACCCAACGGCTTGTGCCGCCCGGGTGCCGAGTGCtccacggcggcggcggcggcggcaccgggtCCCGGCGAGGTGCGCATCGCCTTCCGCATCTCCAGCGGCCGCGAGCCCCGCGCCGGAGCTGCCGCGGCCGAAGCGGGTGCTGCCGGGCGTCCCAATTGCGTCTTTATGAGCTGCGGGACGGCGAGCAGCAGCGGTAACGCCGGCGGCCGCGCCAAGGACAAGATCACCTGTGACCTCTACCAGCTGATCAGCCCGTCCCGTGACGCGCTGCCCAACAACGTGGAGTTCCTCCTGGCCGCCGCTGGTCCCAAGGGGGACGGGGAAGGCCCCGACGTGGACATGGGGTGCGGCGAGGGGCCGGCGACCGCCGCCAAGCCAGAGACGGGCGAAGGAACCGCTGAGGGGGCATCGGCGTCGGCGCGGGATTGTGCCGCTGGCTTCCACGTGGACGTGGTGGTGACGGGGGTGGTGGACCAATGCGTCTTCTTTGGCAAGGACAGCGCCAAGAAGATGAAGGAGGAGACGGTGCGGCTGCCGGCGGCGGCGCAGGAGGACCCACCGCCGGGgcagctcttcctcctgcccGTCCCCGAGGAGGTGCCGGCGGCGGAGGACGCGGAGGCTGGCGAGGAGCCGTCAGCCGTCGCCGACCCCTCGCTCTGCCGGCTGTACCGCCACGTCTCCCACGACTTTTTGGAGATCCGCTTCAAGATCCAGCGGCTGCTGGAGCCGCGGCAGtacatgctgctgctgccggagCACGTCATGGTGAAGATCTTCAGCTACCTGCCCACCCAAGCGCTGGCCGCCCTCAAGTGCTCCTGCCACTACTTCAAGTCCATCATCGAGACCTTCGGGGTGCAGGCCACCGATTCCCGCTGGAACCGCGACCCCCTCTACCGCGACGACCCCTGCAAGCAGTGCAAGAAGCATTACGAGAAGGGGGATGTGTCCCTGTGCCGGTGGCACCCCAAGCCCTACCACCACGACCTGCCTTACGGCCGATCCTACTGGATGTGCTGCCGGAGACCCGACAAGGAGGCGCCGGGCTGCAGGGTGGGCTTGCACGATAACAACTGGGTACACCCGGCCGCCCGGCGCGACGACGGCAGGTGA